A region from the Xenopus laevis strain J_2021 chromosome 4S, Xenopus_laevis_v10.1, whole genome shotgun sequence genome encodes:
- the LOC108715162 gene encoding microtubule-associated proteins 1A/1B light chain 3B, whose protein sequence is MKRLNKKIHVIIPNTLTHTTIMSMAGNMSLSLDLNATSFKQRKRLDSRIHEVNRVKNRFPYKIPVIVERSPREKRLPRLEKIKFLVPPEITMGQFVNTIRCKLPLPPSHSLCVVVGGRELASLAMTMCQVYSENRDQDGFLYLSYMSQDVFG, encoded by the exons ATGAAGAGACTAAACAAGAAAATACATGTAATTATACCCAACACCCTGACACACACCACCATTATGTCCATGGCCGGGAACATGAGTCTGAGTCTGGATTTAAATGCAACATCATTCAAGCAGAGAAAACGTCTCG ACAGCCGCATACATGAGGTGAACAGAGTGAAGAACCGATTTCCCTATAAGATTCCG GTAATAGTTGAAAGAAGCCCGCGGGAGAAGCGGTTGCCTCGGCTCGAGAAAATCAAATTTCTGGTGCCCCCTGAAATCACGATGGGGCAGTTTGTCAATACGAtcag GTGCAAACTCCCACTGCCTCCCTCCCATTCCTTGTGTGTTGTGGTCGGCGGGCGCGAGCTAGCGAGTTTGGCAATGACCATGTGCCAAGTGTACTCGGAGAACCGCGACCAGGATGGATTTCTCTACTTATCGTATATGTCACAGGATGTGTTTGGATGA